A genome region from Microbacterium sp. CGR2 includes the following:
- a CDS encoding YdeI/OmpD-associated family protein produces MSELRLHTVLVGRGPGAAILLSDEQVASLGAGKSFPVVVTIAGRTARLRLARMSGENMIGFSKAIRTDLDVEIDHEVDAVIRVDSAERTVDEPEQLAAALNAEPALRAAFDALSYTARKEHARSIADAKQEATRERRIAKIVEGLRGT; encoded by the coding sequence ATGAGTGAACTGCGCCTGCACACCGTCCTGGTCGGCCGCGGCCCGGGAGCGGCGATCCTGCTCAGTGACGAGCAGGTCGCGTCCCTCGGCGCCGGCAAGTCCTTCCCTGTCGTCGTCACCATCGCCGGACGCACCGCCCGCCTGCGGCTCGCACGCATGAGTGGCGAGAACATGATCGGCTTCAGCAAAGCGATCCGCACCGATCTGGACGTCGAGATCGATCACGAGGTCGACGCCGTGATCCGGGTGGACTCCGCCGAACGCACCGTCGACGAGCCGGAACAGCTCGCCGCGGCGCTCAATGCCGAGCCCGCATTGCGCGCCGCTTTCGACGCCCTGTCGTACACGGCGCGCAAGGAGCACGCGCGCAGCATTGCCGACGCGAAACAGGAGGCGACCCGCGAGCGCCGCATCGCGAAGATCGTGGAAGGCCTCCGCGGCACGTAG
- a CDS encoding SRPBCC family protein, giving the protein MAQFILETIVAAPPEDVFAASLDPELHLRTMARYGETMVEAPAGGAFAEGSTVTWQARHFGIRFHLRSVVFDIDPPRAFSDRQIAGPFGAFLHEHAFTEHPVGTVMRDTVTFRSPLGLIGRIVDALVMRAYLGRLIAEHNAVLAAEVEGRGRTLSG; this is encoded by the coding sequence GTGGCACAGTTCATCCTCGAGACGATCGTCGCTGCGCCGCCGGAAGACGTGTTCGCCGCATCGCTCGACCCCGAACTGCACCTGCGGACGATGGCCCGGTACGGCGAGACCATGGTGGAAGCGCCCGCCGGTGGCGCTTTCGCCGAGGGCTCGACCGTGACATGGCAGGCACGACACTTCGGCATCCGGTTCCACCTTCGCTCGGTGGTGTTCGACATCGATCCGCCGCGGGCGTTCTCCGACCGGCAGATCGCAGGGCCGTTCGGCGCATTCCTGCACGAGCATGCGTTCACAGAGCATCCGGTCGGTACGGTGATGCGCGACACCGTCACCTTCCGGTCGCCTCTGGGACTCATCGGGCGGATCGTCGACGCCCTGGTGATGCGCGCATACCTGGGGCGCCTCATCGCGGAACACAATGCGGTGCTCGCCGCCGAGGTCGAGGGCCGCGGGCGTACCCTGTCGGGATGA